In a genomic window of Chryseobacterium sp. G0162:
- a CDS encoding aminotransferase class I/II-fold pyridoxal phosphate-dependent enzyme, translating to MENFNAANEIQDLQYFGEFGGVNPSISDSSTYTFLSAKTMFDTFEGNAEGCYLYSRHSSPMNLYLAQALAKMENTESANVTASGMGAITSVLMQVCKSGDHIISSRTIYGGTYAFLKNFLPQFNVATTFVDINNFDAIENAITPNTKVIYCESVSNPLLEVADLRKLSEICKKHNLKLIVDNTFSPLSISPQLFGADVVIHSLTKFINGSSDTVGGVYCSSQAFIDDTKNVNSGACMLLGPTMDSLRASSILKNLRTLHIRIKQHSHNAMYLAERFEQDGLKVSYPGLPSHKNHELMKSMIDDEYGFGGLLTLDAGTTEKANELMEMMQTENLGYLAVSLGFYKTLFSCSGKSTSSEIPEEERASIGISDGLIRFSIGLDHDIKRTYHKMKECMLKVGVLTHENISIS from the coding sequence ATGGAAAACTTTAACGCAGCCAACGAAATCCAGGATCTTCAGTATTTCGGCGAATTCGGAGGAGTAAACCCTTCTATTTCTGATAGCTCTACCTATACTTTCCTTTCTGCAAAGACTATGTTTGACACTTTTGAAGGAAACGCAGAAGGATGCTACCTGTACTCCAGACATTCATCACCCATGAATCTTTATCTGGCTCAGGCTTTAGCAAAAATGGAAAATACAGAATCTGCCAACGTTACAGCATCCGGAATGGGAGCTATTACTTCGGTTTTGATGCAGGTATGTAAAAGTGGTGACCATATCATTTCAAGCAGAACCATCTATGGGGGAACCTATGCTTTCCTTAAAAACTTTTTACCTCAATTTAATGTAGCGACTACCTTTGTAGATATTAATAATTTTGATGCTATTGAAAACGCTATTACTCCCAATACAAAGGTGATTTACTGCGAAAGCGTGAGTAATCCCTTACTTGAAGTGGCAGACCTTAGAAAACTTTCTGAAATCTGTAAAAAACATAATCTAAAACTGATTGTAGACAATACATTTTCACCGCTTTCTATTTCCCCTCAATTATTTGGAGCAGATGTTGTCATTCATAGCTTAACGAAATTCATCAACGGAAGCAGTGACACTGTGGGGGGTGTATATTGCAGCTCGCAGGCGTTTATTGATGATACTAAAAATGTAAACTCCGGAGCATGTATGCTCTTGGGACCAACAATGGACAGTTTAAGAGCATCAAGCATCCTGAAAAACCTGAGAACCCTTCATATCAGAATAAAACAACACAGCCATAATGCCATGTATCTTGCAGAAAGATTTGAACAGGATGGCTTAAAAGTTTCTTATCCAGGCTTACCATCTCATAAGAATCATGAACTCATGAAAAGCATGATTGATGATGAGTATGGATTCGGAGGATTATTAACCCTAGATGCAGGAACTACAGAAAAAGCCAATGAACTGATGGAAATGATGCAGACAGAAAACCTTGGGTATCTGGCGGTAAGCTTAGGTTTCTATAAAACCCTGTTCTCCTGCTCAGGAAAATCAACTTCTTCCGAAATTCCGGAAGAAGAACGTGCATCAATCGGTATTTCTGATGGATTAATCAGATTCTCGATCGGTTTGGACCACGACATCAAAAGAACTTATCATAAAATGAAAGAATGTATGCTGAAAGTAGGAGTTCTTACCCATGAAAACATCTCTATATCCTAA
- a CDS encoding glycosyltransferase, which translates to MKPSISIIVAIYNRKDELFELLTSLTQQTDRAFEIIIVDDGSIIDLKPTIRNFEEILDIKYFRKDNSGPGLTRNYGAQRAANKWLVFVDSDVIVEKDYIEHIKNDILTIPCDAFGGADKAHKGFNLMQKAISYSMTSVFTTGGIRGSKKAVSKFQPRSFNMGVKKSVFEKVGGFSEMRIGEDPDLSMTLWENGFTTAFFDDIAVYHKRRVDFGKFSKQVYQFGCARPILNQRHPNYVKISFAFPTLFMLGYVMGFIEYFMLGKGFILSFYGLYTFLVFFHALLLTKNISIAGMAVISTYIQMFSYGYGFLKSWVLLNVFRMKPEDAFPNHYYKK; encoded by the coding sequence TTGAAGCCTAGTATTTCTATTATTGTTGCCATTTACAACCGAAAGGATGAACTTTTCGAGTTGCTGACTTCTTTGACTCAACAGACTGACAGAGCGTTTGAAATTATTATTGTTGATGATGGCTCAATCATTGATCTGAAACCTACCATCAGGAATTTCGAAGAGATACTGGATATTAAATATTTCAGGAAAGATAATTCTGGACCAGGGCTTACAAGAAATTATGGAGCACAAAGAGCAGCTAATAAATGGCTGGTATTTGTAGATAGTGATGTGATTGTAGAAAAAGATTATATCGAACATATAAAAAATGATATCCTAACGATTCCTTGTGATGCATTCGGAGGAGCAGATAAGGCTCACAAAGGCTTTAATCTGATGCAGAAAGCGATTTCATATTCCATGACTTCTGTTTTTACTACCGGAGGAATCAGAGGAAGTAAAAAGGCGGTTTCAAAGTTTCAGCCCAGAAGTTTTAATATGGGAGTGAAAAAGTCAGTTTTTGAAAAAGTAGGCGGTTTTTCTGAGATGAGAATAGGAGAGGATCCGGACTTGTCGATGACGCTATGGGAAAACGGATTTACAACTGCTTTTTTTGATGATATTGCAGTGTATCATAAACGTAGGGTAGACTTTGGAAAATTTTCCAAACAGGTATATCAGTTTGGCTGTGCAAGGCCAATTCTTAATCAGAGGCATCCGAACTATGTGAAAATATCCTTTGCATTTCCTACCTTGTTTATGTTAGGCTACGTTATGGGATTTATTGAATATTTTATGCTTGGAAAAGGATTTATTCTTTCTTTCTATGGATTGTATACATTTTTGGTGTTTTTCCATGCTTTATTATTGACTAAAAATATCAGCATTGCCGGAATGGCGGTGATCTCCACCTATATTCAGATGTTTTCCTATGGATATGGATTCCTGAAATCCTGGGTTCTGCTAAATGTTTTCAGAATGAAACCTGAGGATGCATTTCCAAATCATTACTATAAGAAATAG
- a CDS encoding class I SAM-dependent DNA methyltransferase translates to MEWFESWFDTPYYHLLYSNRDYTEAENFITKLTADLQLPPQSKIIDLACGKGRHSVFLNKLGYDVLGLDLSRQSIESDKQYENQTLIFQVHDMRNPIDADPMDAVFNLFTSFGYFDNENDDKKVFQSVYNVLKPGGYFVLDYLNEEYVRNSIVPETVITRGDIDFKILKKIEGRHVIKDIRFETEGQSFHFFEKVKLHTLDAIHAYASECGFERIKIWGDYQLNEFNKESSPRCINLFKKK, encoded by the coding sequence ATGGAATGGTTTGAATCTTGGTTTGATACCCCTTATTATCATTTGTTGTATAGCAATAGAGACTATACTGAAGCTGAAAACTTCATTACAAAACTTACTGCGGATCTACAGCTTCCGCCTCAATCCAAGATCATTGATCTTGCCTGTGGAAAAGGAAGACACTCTGTTTTCCTCAACAAATTGGGGTATGATGTATTAGGTCTGGATCTTTCAAGACAAAGTATTGAATCTGATAAACAATATGAAAATCAAACCCTGATTTTTCAGGTACATGATATGCGAAACCCAATTGATGCAGATCCTATGGATGCTGTTTTCAACCTGTTTACAAGTTTCGGGTATTTTGACAATGAAAATGATGACAAAAAAGTATTTCAGTCGGTGTACAATGTATTGAAACCGGGAGGATATTTTGTTTTAGATTATTTGAATGAAGAATATGTCAGAAACTCAATAGTTCCCGAAACAGTAATTACCCGTGGTGATATTGATTTTAAGATTTTGAAAAAAATCGAAGGCAGACATGTGATTAAAGATATTCGTTTTGAAACAGAAGGTCAGTCATTTCATTTCTTTGAAAAAGTAAAGCTTCACACATTGGATGCTATTCATGCTTATGCTTCAGAATGTGGTTTTGAAAGAATAAAAATATGGGGAGATTATCAGCTCAATGAGTTTAATAAAGAAAGTTCCCCACGTTGCATCAATTTATTTAAGAAAAAATAA
- a CDS encoding ZIP family metal transporter, whose translation MVTVLLLIVSVIAGVVLGKHFGKKEKLAKNLLILSAGFLITICLNEVFPEVYTSSAGSSLGIFVIAGVLLQMILEALTKGFEHGHFHHHSEHNILPMALMVGLFIHAFIEGIPLANEEHELSPYLLGIVFHNLPISFILGAFLFNRKGESKSSSSYPSLLIVALFALASPMGMLLGNYFNPDLQPYFLAIVGGIFLHISSVIIFESNKNHNIDWIKIGLVVLGVSLALFIHIFHHH comes from the coding sequence ATGGTAACAGTACTTTTACTGATTGTAAGTGTAATAGCCGGAGTTGTGCTGGGAAAACACTTTGGTAAAAAGGAAAAGCTGGCTAAAAATCTATTGATATTAAGTGCAGGTTTCCTGATTACGATCTGCCTGAACGAAGTTTTCCCTGAAGTTTATACCTCTTCAGCAGGCAGCAGTCTGGGAATATTCGTTATTGCAGGAGTTCTTCTCCAAATGATCCTGGAAGCACTTACCAAAGGGTTTGAGCATGGGCATTTCCATCATCATAGTGAGCACAATATTCTACCCATGGCTTTAATGGTAGGGCTTTTCATTCATGCATTTATTGAAGGAATTCCATTGGCCAATGAAGAGCATGAATTATCTCCTTATCTTTTGGGAATCGTTTTTCATAATCTTCCTATTTCATTTATTCTGGGCGCATTCTTATTCAACAGAAAAGGAGAATCAAAGAGTTCATCTTCTTACCCATCCCTATTGATTGTAGCTCTTTTTGCATTGGCATCCCCTATGGGAATGTTATTGGGAAATTATTTCAATCCGGATCTTCAACCTTATTTCCTGGCGATTGTGGGCGGAATATTCCTTCACATTTCATCGGTAATTATTTTTGAAAGCAATAAAAATCACAATATTGATTGGATTAAAATAGGACTGGTGGTATTAGGAGTTTCTCTAGCTCTGTTTATACATATTTTCCATCATCATTAA
- a CDS encoding class I SAM-dependent RNA methyltransferase: protein MDIENLPIQIKTFFGLEQILAEEIKKLGGRKVEIKNRAVNCEGDLGFLYKINYSARTALKILVPIHEFKAFNQHQFYDRLFKFDWAEFMDVDQSFSIDATVNSETFKHSQFVTLKMKDAIVDYFQDKFKRRPNVETRNPDIKFHLHIDRELVMISMDSSGDALFKRGYRREQGEAPINEVLASGMLQLAGWDGKGNFLDPMCGSGTLLIEAAMIAMDLPAQIFRKRFGFQNWKNYDADLFSKIKEFRINRVRQFDGKIVGYDIDARMLNAARMNVEAAEMEDVIEIKKQNFFDSKKELFPLLMVFNPPYDERISINDDDFYKKIGDTFKTNYPNTLAWLISSDLEAVKKIGLRPSRKIKLFNGKLETRFLQYEMYEGTKKVHKLENK, encoded by the coding sequence ATGGATATAGAAAATCTACCAATACAGATCAAAACATTCTTCGGACTTGAGCAGATTCTGGCGGAAGAAATCAAAAAACTAGGGGGAAGAAAGGTTGAAATTAAAAACAGAGCGGTTAATTGTGAAGGAGATCTTGGTTTTCTTTATAAGATCAATTATTCTGCAAGAACAGCGTTGAAGATTTTAGTGCCGATTCACGAGTTCAAAGCTTTTAACCAGCATCAGTTTTATGACCGGTTATTCAAATTTGATTGGGCTGAATTCATGGATGTCGATCAGTCTTTTTCGATTGATGCTACCGTAAATTCTGAAACCTTCAAACATTCTCAGTTTGTAACCTTAAAAATGAAGGATGCTATTGTAGATTATTTTCAGGATAAATTTAAAAGACGTCCGAATGTAGAAACCCGAAATCCGGATATTAAATTCCATCTTCATATTGACAGAGAATTGGTAATGATTTCTATGGATTCTTCCGGTGATGCTTTATTTAAAAGAGGATACCGAAGAGAGCAAGGAGAAGCACCAATTAATGAAGTTCTTGCAAGCGGAATGCTTCAGTTGGCAGGCTGGGATGGAAAAGGGAATTTCCTTGATCCGATGTGCGGTTCCGGAACATTACTGATTGAAGCAGCAATGATTGCTATGGACCTTCCGGCTCAAATTTTTAGAAAAAGATTCGGATTCCAGAATTGGAAAAACTATGATGCTGATCTATTTTCAAAGATTAAAGAATTCAGAATCAATAGAGTGAGACAGTTTGATGGAAAGATTGTAGGCTATGATATTGATGCAAGAATGCTGAATGCTGCCAGAATGAATGTGGAAGCCGCAGAAATGGAAGATGTGATTGAGATCAAAAAGCAGAATTTCTTTGATTCCAAAAAAGAACTTTTCCCATTATTGATGGTATTTAATCCGCCTTATGATGAGAGGATTTCGATCAATGATGATGATTTCTATAAAAAGATAGGAGATACGTTTAAAACGAATTATCCGAACACACTTGCATGGTTGATTTCATCTGACCTTGAGGCTGTGAAGAAAATCGGATTACGTCCTTCAAGAAAGATTAAGCTGTTCAACGGAAAGTTGGAAACAAGATTCCTACAGTACGAGATGTATGAAGGAACAAAGAAAGTACATAAATTGGAAAATAAATAA